One region of Mangifera indica cultivar Alphonso chromosome 3, CATAS_Mindica_2.1, whole genome shotgun sequence genomic DNA includes:
- the LOC123212469 gene encoding uncharacterized protein LOC123212469 isoform X2 gives MGSLGCNNDAQNQPIKTNPNVDFSHTQVKALNSQFKLPPLPGERVEEYDNNKLQFDNTVPMEDSCKTQVLNFDDEPLIFNFGDEPQGFNFGDETQALNFDDEHQALNFGDETQLLDFGGETQVLDYIDGVENLGTQLLDVFDDLVADDSNNEGSDRTEVLDDISDDDSARRGSDQRLEKEKACPASASEEGPQVSTPLVTQSTLPRTGPVPRFTSIRVASLRASGLAARSLALKEPNCNCSSAQTNGLFSDQNDTRNNLLDPKVMDEIDKVHDSERDNQKGKGLRDGNKCRLGSLTVKKLDTKDSLFENERLPCNSENDGGESQLLLPVCDVELAGLSYIDSQELEELSQTNALKFVDMYIEKSNLLNSDCEMEGEKSTCGKSKLVSIAKGQQSLAKKVKNKITVGEVGIFDWDDKKEDEGGGDIFCRRKEEFFGSGSHVLQSLTEPQNPKKIQLDVCKDKEKQLDVRDKITVRSDSRVMLHKMKEDKKKTQEGEMKFKKNLAVEFDEQFVTDSSREQVEDIVSKTDVPEMLNVGPDTQMAAEAMEALFFGDLIANHTATDLQSNSNGPAEGFLEGKSMNKVLSSRKSVRVSDVGVTTRLSKKIKRHDNILCEDTPFSSAKLPENRKRAKSTAKKHISTSGSKNMDMVPSKIIGQRKSEVGSKSSHCKELNRSLEKTVTGSGHSIKQLNLPEEISTYAPIAYRTRHSKLVNKSKMPEHVPGDCREDINHVEVGAVEGNRVGRADVEASEILHAKRKSSKLGINQSGDLKKAKPNQPDQLYSDLTVMNNGIDTLTNPKGRRSQRSSSGNVNGFNNFDAQSKLSIQPEGIRPFISGRKISRSTAGNDSVSLTTKRKTRSSVRACAVVSSEDWSLEGTLSVKSSSKLGPQEAARDCNSADMKGRISTDEMAVQELQHHDRGVTYSLTLAKSAEMNDKIDRSPLEKCKASDSACPSPAQCMTPVNAASPVCMGDEYRKQSCKKNLSRSFLIREISSLIPKEQEPVSPLKDLRKRRDMSSIRVLFSHHLDENIIKQQKKVLARLGASEAISIMDATHFITDKFVRTRNMLEAMASGKPVVTHLWLESIGQVKVHIDEEAYLLQDTKKEKEFGFSMPVSLACARKLPLLQGRRVLITPNVKPSKETISGLVKAVHGQAVERIGRSALKDGKIPDDLLILSCEEDYRIWAAVYSSELLLNGIVIQKLEYERHSLFTDHVKRTRSTIWLKKDDLMFHPVTKLK, from the exons ATGGGCTCTCTCGGTTGCAACAATGATGCtcaaaatcaaccaatcaaAACGAACCCTAATGTCGACTTTTCCCATACACAAGTAAAAGCCTTAAATTCCCAGTTTAAACTTCCTCCGTTGCCCG GTGAAAGAGTTGAAGAATATGATAATAACAAGTTGCAGTTTGATAATACTGTTCCGATGGAAGATTCTTGTAAAACTCAAGTTCTGAATTTTGATGATGAACCCCTAATATTCAACTTTGGTGATGAACCTCAAGGATTTAATTTTGGTGATGAAACTCAAGCTTTGAATTTTGATGATGAACACCAAGCATTGAATTTTGGTGACGAAACTCAATTATTGGATTTTGGTGGTGAAACACAAGTATTGGATTATATAGATGGTGTTGAAAATTTGGGCACGCAGTTGCTGGATGTGTTTGATGATTTAGTTGCTGATGATAGCAACAATGAAGGGTCTGATAGAACTGAAGTTTTGGATGACATCTCTGATGATGATTCAGCAAGAAGAGGGAGTGATCAGCGGCTAGAGAAAGAGAAGGCATGCCCGGCTTCTGCTTCAGAAGAAG GACCCCAAGTTTCTACACCTCTGGTGACTCAAAGCACTCTACCACGAACTG GACCTGTGCCAAGGTTTACTTCAATTCGTGTGGCATCTTTGCGTGCTTCTGGTCTAGCAGCCCGCAGTTTGGCTTTGAAGGAACCTAACTGCAATTGTAGTTCTGCCCAGACTAATGGTTTGTTTTCAGATCAAAATGACACTAGAAATAATTTGTTAGATCCAAAAGTCATGGATGAAATTGATAAGGTACATGATTCAGAGAGAGACAATCAGAAAGGGAAGGGATTAAGGGATGGAAACAAGTGCAGGCTTGGTTCTTTGACTGTGAAAAAACTCGATACCAAGGATTCACTTTTTGAAAACGAAAGACTTCCTTGCAACAGTGAGAATGATGGAGGAGAAAGCCAATTGCTGTTGCCCGTTTGTGATGTGGAGTTGGCTGGGTTAAGCTATATTGACTCTCAAGAACTCGAAGAGTTGTCACAAACCAATGCCCTCAAATTTGTGGATATGTATATTGAGAAAAGTAATTTACTGAACTCTGATTGTGAAATGGAAGGTGAAAAGAGTACTTGTGGGAAATCAAAACTGGTTTCAATTGCAAAAGGGCAACAAAGTTTGGCCAAGAAAGTCAAGAATAAAATCACTGTTGGAGAAGTAGGGATTTTTGACTGGGATGATAAAAAAGAGGATGAAGGAGGGGGAGATATTTTCTGCAGAAGGAAAGAAGAATTCTTTGGTAGTGGAAGCCATGTGCTGCAATCTTTAACTGAACCCCAGAATCCCAAAAAGATACAATTGGATGTGTGCAAAGACAAAGAAAAACAGCTAGATGTGCGTGATAAAATCACAGTACGCTCTGATTCAAGAGTAATGTTGCATAAAATGAAGGAGGATAAAAAGAAGACACAAGAAGgtgaaatgaaatttaaaaagaatctTGCTGTTGAGTTTGATGAACAGTTTGTTACAGATTCCTCAAGAGAACAGGTGGAAGATATTGTTAGTAAGACAGATGTGCCAGAGATGTTAAATGTTGGTCCTGACACTCAAATGGCTGCTGAAGCCATGGAAGCCTTATTCTTTGGGGATTTAATTGCTAACCACACTGCTACTGACCTACAAAGCAATTCTAATGGCCCTGCTGAGGGTTTTCTGGAAGGAAAATCTATGAATAAGGTGCTCTCATCCAGAAAAAGTGTACGTGTTTCAGATGTTGGAGTAACTACAAGACTATCCAAGAAAATAAAGAGACATGACAACATATTATGTGAAGACACTCCTTTTTCATCAGCGAAACTTCCTGAGAATAGAAAGAGGGCCAAGTCAACCGCCAAAAAACACATCAGTACCAGTGGAAGCAAAAACATGGACATGGTGCCCTCTAAGATTATTGGGCAAAGAAAGTCAGAAGTGGGTTCCAAAAGCAGCCATTGCAAGGAGTTAAATAGATCACTTGAGAAGACTGTAACGGGGAGCGGTCACTCAATCAAACAACTGAATTTACCGGAGGAAATTAGTACTTATGCACCCATTGCTTATCGAACCAGGCATTCCAAGTTagtaaataaatcaaaaatgcCTGAGCATGTCCCTGGTGATTGCAGAGAAGATATTAATCATGTGGAAGTTGGTGCTGTTGAAGGGAACAGAGTTGGTAGGGCAGATGTTGAGGCTTCTGAAATTTTGCATGCCAAAAGGAAATCTTCTAAATTGGGTATCAATCAATCTGGAGATCTTAAAAAGGCCAAGCCAAATCAACCTGATCAATTGTATTCAGACTTAACAGTTATGAATAATGGAATTGATACATTGACAAATCCCAAAGGAAGGAGATCTCAAAGAAGCTCTTCGGGGAATGTTAATGGATTTAATAATTTCGATGCTCAATCCAAGCTATCTATTCAGCCAGAAGGCATCAGACCGTTTATCTCTGGGCGTAAAATATCACGAAGCACTGCTGGAAACGATAGCGTTAGTTTAACCACAAAGAGGAAAACAAGATCATCTGTGCGTGCTTGTGCAGTTGTTTCTTCTGAGGACTGGAGTTTGGAAGGGACATTGTCCGTCAAAAGTTCAAGTAAACTGGGTCCACAGGAGGCTGCTCGTGACTGTAATTCTGCAGACATGAAAGGGAGGATATCTACAGATGAAATGGCTGTGCAAGAACTGCAGCACCATGACAGGGGTGTCACATATTCCTTGACATTGGCTAAAAGTGCAGAAATGAATGATAAGATAGACAGATCCCCGTTAGAGAAATGTAAAGCATCTGATTCAGCATGTCCTTCCCCAGCTCAATGTATGACACCTGTGAACGCTGCATCTCCTGTCTGTATGGGTGATGAATATCGTAAACAATCATGTAAGAAAAACCTGTCAAGGTCATTTCTTATAAGGGAAATCAGTAGCTTAATTCCTAAAGAACAGGAACCTGTTTCTCCATTGAAAGATTTGAGGAAGAGGAGAGATATGAGCAGCATTAGAGTCTTGTTCAGCCATCACTTGGATGAGAATATTATTAAGCAGCAGAAAAAG GTTTTGGCCCGTTTAGGAGCTTCTGAAGCAATTTCAATTATGGATGCAACCCACTTCATAACAGATAAATTTGTGCGGACAAGAAATATGTTAGAAGCAATGGCTTCTGGCAAACCAGTTGTGACACATTTATGGCTTGAGAGCATTGGACAAGTGAAGGTCCACATTGATGAAGAAGCTTACCTGCTTCAGGacaccaaaaaagaaaaggagttTGGCTTTAGCATGCCGGTTTCTTTGGCATGTGCACGCAAGCTTCCGCTCTTACaa GGTCGAAGAGTTTTAATAACGCCAAATGTAAAACCTAGTAAAGAAACAATTTCTGGTTTGGTTAAGGCAGTCCATGGTCAG GCAGTGGAGAGAATAGGCAGATCTGCCCTAAAGGATGGTAAAATCCCAGATGATCTGTTGATTTTATCCTGTGAAGAAGATTACAGAATCT GGGCAGCTGTTTACAGTTCAGAGCTTCTTCTGAATGGCATTGTTATTCAGAAGCTGGAGTATGAAAG GCATAGTCTATTTACGGATCATGTTAAGAGAACACGGTCGACCATATGGCTGAAAAAAGATGACCTTATGTTTCATCCAGTGACAAAGCTTAAATAG
- the LOC123212469 gene encoding uncharacterized protein LOC123212469 isoform X1 produces the protein MGSLGCNNDAQNQPIKTNPNVDFSHTQVKALNSQFKLPPLPGERVEEYDNNKLQFDNTVPMEDSCKTQVLNFDDEPLIFNFGDEPQGFNFGDETQALNFDDEHQALNFGDETQLLDFGGETQVLDYIDGVENLGTQLLDVFDDLVADDSNNEGSDRTEVLDDISDDDSARRGSDQRLEKEKACPASASEEGPQVSTPLVTQSTLPRTGPVPRFTSIRVASLRASGLAARSLALKEPNCNCSSAQTNGLFSDQNDTRNNLLDPKVMDEIDKVHDSERDNQKGKGLRDGNKCRLGSLTVKKLDTKDSLFENERLPCNSENDGGESQLLLPVCDVELAGLSYIDSQELEELSQTNALKFVDMYIEKSNLLNSDCEMEGEKSTCGKSKLVSIAKGQQSLAKKVKNKITVGEVGIFDWDDKKEDEGGGDIFCRRKEEFFGSGSHVLQSLTEPQNPKKIQLDVCKDKEKQLDVRDKITVRSDSRVMLHKMKEDKKKTQEGEMKFKKNLAVEFDEQFVTDSSREQVEDIVSKTDVPEMLNVGPDTQMAAEAMEALFFGDLIANHTATDLQSNSNGPAEGFLEGKSMNKVLSSRKSVRVSDVGVTTRLSKKIKRHDNILCEDTPFSSAKLPENRKRAKSTAKKHISTSGSKNMDMVPSKIIGQRKSEVGSKSSHCKELNRSLEKTVTGSGHSIKQLNLPEEISTYAPIAYRTRHSKLVNKSKMPEHVPGDCREDINHVEVGAVEGNRVGRADVEASEILHAKRKSSKLGINQSGDLKKAKPNQPDQLYSDLTVMNNGIDTLTNPKGRRSQRSSSGNVNGFNNFDAQSKLSIQPEGIRPFISGRKISRSTAGNDSVSLTTKRKTRSSVRACAVVSSEDWSLEGTLSVKSSSKLGPQEAARDCNSADMKGRISTDEMAVQELQHHDRGVTYSLTLAKSAEMNDKIDRSPLEKCKASDSACPSPAQCMTPVNAASPVCMGDEYRKQSCKKNLSRSFLIREISSLIPKEQEPVSPLKDLRKRRDMSSIRVLFSHHLDENIIKQQKKVLARLGASEAISIMDATHFITDKFVRTRNMLEAMASGKPVVTHLWLESIGQVKVHIDEEAYLLQDTKKEKEFGFSMPVSLACARKLPLLQGRRVLITPNVKPSKETISGLVKAVHGQAVERIGRSALKDGKIPDDLLILSCEEDYRICEPFLEKGAAVYSSELLLNGIVIQKLEYERHSLFTDHVKRTRSTIWLKKDDLMFHPVTKLK, from the exons ATGGGCTCTCTCGGTTGCAACAATGATGCtcaaaatcaaccaatcaaAACGAACCCTAATGTCGACTTTTCCCATACACAAGTAAAAGCCTTAAATTCCCAGTTTAAACTTCCTCCGTTGCCCG GTGAAAGAGTTGAAGAATATGATAATAACAAGTTGCAGTTTGATAATACTGTTCCGATGGAAGATTCTTGTAAAACTCAAGTTCTGAATTTTGATGATGAACCCCTAATATTCAACTTTGGTGATGAACCTCAAGGATTTAATTTTGGTGATGAAACTCAAGCTTTGAATTTTGATGATGAACACCAAGCATTGAATTTTGGTGACGAAACTCAATTATTGGATTTTGGTGGTGAAACACAAGTATTGGATTATATAGATGGTGTTGAAAATTTGGGCACGCAGTTGCTGGATGTGTTTGATGATTTAGTTGCTGATGATAGCAACAATGAAGGGTCTGATAGAACTGAAGTTTTGGATGACATCTCTGATGATGATTCAGCAAGAAGAGGGAGTGATCAGCGGCTAGAGAAAGAGAAGGCATGCCCGGCTTCTGCTTCAGAAGAAG GACCCCAAGTTTCTACACCTCTGGTGACTCAAAGCACTCTACCACGAACTG GACCTGTGCCAAGGTTTACTTCAATTCGTGTGGCATCTTTGCGTGCTTCTGGTCTAGCAGCCCGCAGTTTGGCTTTGAAGGAACCTAACTGCAATTGTAGTTCTGCCCAGACTAATGGTTTGTTTTCAGATCAAAATGACACTAGAAATAATTTGTTAGATCCAAAAGTCATGGATGAAATTGATAAGGTACATGATTCAGAGAGAGACAATCAGAAAGGGAAGGGATTAAGGGATGGAAACAAGTGCAGGCTTGGTTCTTTGACTGTGAAAAAACTCGATACCAAGGATTCACTTTTTGAAAACGAAAGACTTCCTTGCAACAGTGAGAATGATGGAGGAGAAAGCCAATTGCTGTTGCCCGTTTGTGATGTGGAGTTGGCTGGGTTAAGCTATATTGACTCTCAAGAACTCGAAGAGTTGTCACAAACCAATGCCCTCAAATTTGTGGATATGTATATTGAGAAAAGTAATTTACTGAACTCTGATTGTGAAATGGAAGGTGAAAAGAGTACTTGTGGGAAATCAAAACTGGTTTCAATTGCAAAAGGGCAACAAAGTTTGGCCAAGAAAGTCAAGAATAAAATCACTGTTGGAGAAGTAGGGATTTTTGACTGGGATGATAAAAAAGAGGATGAAGGAGGGGGAGATATTTTCTGCAGAAGGAAAGAAGAATTCTTTGGTAGTGGAAGCCATGTGCTGCAATCTTTAACTGAACCCCAGAATCCCAAAAAGATACAATTGGATGTGTGCAAAGACAAAGAAAAACAGCTAGATGTGCGTGATAAAATCACAGTACGCTCTGATTCAAGAGTAATGTTGCATAAAATGAAGGAGGATAAAAAGAAGACACAAGAAGgtgaaatgaaatttaaaaagaatctTGCTGTTGAGTTTGATGAACAGTTTGTTACAGATTCCTCAAGAGAACAGGTGGAAGATATTGTTAGTAAGACAGATGTGCCAGAGATGTTAAATGTTGGTCCTGACACTCAAATGGCTGCTGAAGCCATGGAAGCCTTATTCTTTGGGGATTTAATTGCTAACCACACTGCTACTGACCTACAAAGCAATTCTAATGGCCCTGCTGAGGGTTTTCTGGAAGGAAAATCTATGAATAAGGTGCTCTCATCCAGAAAAAGTGTACGTGTTTCAGATGTTGGAGTAACTACAAGACTATCCAAGAAAATAAAGAGACATGACAACATATTATGTGAAGACACTCCTTTTTCATCAGCGAAACTTCCTGAGAATAGAAAGAGGGCCAAGTCAACCGCCAAAAAACACATCAGTACCAGTGGAAGCAAAAACATGGACATGGTGCCCTCTAAGATTATTGGGCAAAGAAAGTCAGAAGTGGGTTCCAAAAGCAGCCATTGCAAGGAGTTAAATAGATCACTTGAGAAGACTGTAACGGGGAGCGGTCACTCAATCAAACAACTGAATTTACCGGAGGAAATTAGTACTTATGCACCCATTGCTTATCGAACCAGGCATTCCAAGTTagtaaataaatcaaaaatgcCTGAGCATGTCCCTGGTGATTGCAGAGAAGATATTAATCATGTGGAAGTTGGTGCTGTTGAAGGGAACAGAGTTGGTAGGGCAGATGTTGAGGCTTCTGAAATTTTGCATGCCAAAAGGAAATCTTCTAAATTGGGTATCAATCAATCTGGAGATCTTAAAAAGGCCAAGCCAAATCAACCTGATCAATTGTATTCAGACTTAACAGTTATGAATAATGGAATTGATACATTGACAAATCCCAAAGGAAGGAGATCTCAAAGAAGCTCTTCGGGGAATGTTAATGGATTTAATAATTTCGATGCTCAATCCAAGCTATCTATTCAGCCAGAAGGCATCAGACCGTTTATCTCTGGGCGTAAAATATCACGAAGCACTGCTGGAAACGATAGCGTTAGTTTAACCACAAAGAGGAAAACAAGATCATCTGTGCGTGCTTGTGCAGTTGTTTCTTCTGAGGACTGGAGTTTGGAAGGGACATTGTCCGTCAAAAGTTCAAGTAAACTGGGTCCACAGGAGGCTGCTCGTGACTGTAATTCTGCAGACATGAAAGGGAGGATATCTACAGATGAAATGGCTGTGCAAGAACTGCAGCACCATGACAGGGGTGTCACATATTCCTTGACATTGGCTAAAAGTGCAGAAATGAATGATAAGATAGACAGATCCCCGTTAGAGAAATGTAAAGCATCTGATTCAGCATGTCCTTCCCCAGCTCAATGTATGACACCTGTGAACGCTGCATCTCCTGTCTGTATGGGTGATGAATATCGTAAACAATCATGTAAGAAAAACCTGTCAAGGTCATTTCTTATAAGGGAAATCAGTAGCTTAATTCCTAAAGAACAGGAACCTGTTTCTCCATTGAAAGATTTGAGGAAGAGGAGAGATATGAGCAGCATTAGAGTCTTGTTCAGCCATCACTTGGATGAGAATATTATTAAGCAGCAGAAAAAG GTTTTGGCCCGTTTAGGAGCTTCTGAAGCAATTTCAATTATGGATGCAACCCACTTCATAACAGATAAATTTGTGCGGACAAGAAATATGTTAGAAGCAATGGCTTCTGGCAAACCAGTTGTGACACATTTATGGCTTGAGAGCATTGGACAAGTGAAGGTCCACATTGATGAAGAAGCTTACCTGCTTCAGGacaccaaaaaagaaaaggagttTGGCTTTAGCATGCCGGTTTCTTTGGCATGTGCACGCAAGCTTCCGCTCTTACaa GGTCGAAGAGTTTTAATAACGCCAAATGTAAAACCTAGTAAAGAAACAATTTCTGGTTTGGTTAAGGCAGTCCATGGTCAG GCAGTGGAGAGAATAGGCAGATCTGCCCTAAAGGATGGTAAAATCCCAGATGATCTGTTGATTTTATCCTGTGAAGAAGATTACAGAATCTGTGAGCCTTTCCTTGAAAAGG GGGCAGCTGTTTACAGTTCAGAGCTTCTTCTGAATGGCATTGTTATTCAGAAGCTGGAGTATGAAAG GCATAGTCTATTTACGGATCATGTTAAGAGAACACGGTCGACCATATGGCTGAAAAAAGATGACCTTATGTTTCATCCAGTGACAAAGCTTAAATAG
- the LOC123211341 gene encoding uncharacterized protein LOC123211341, whose translation MDCNKEEAVRAKDIAENKMKNNDFVGARKLALKAQQLYCDLENISQMIMVCDVHCSAEKKLFGNEMDWYGILQIEQTVDEATIKKQYRKFALQLHPDKNKFPGAETAFKLIGEAQRVLLDPSKRSMHDMKRRPTVSRSAPPYQPSQKPAWYPTVGGHNIRSHFTQQQKPQQPVQTGNFNCTQTFWTECPFCTVRYQYYRSVINKSIVCQTCTKPFIAYERGERAVPMTTNLHQPAFRPQKEVPSQGAFKVEQVFKGNFTPDSSKTAFSQKTDCPLGGVGNEKMNGKRGRKQVVESSTSCDSESSSDSEVDMSMDENGDFLGKEHSGSYRDQYPRRSSRHKQQVSYNEDLSDDDNLMSHSKRAKGGGDGLKKEPKMDKPSGSVFTMKEDQKESAYFDESLPNGSKKTGKMSGKEKVDKDDCQNTSRACGDSLKKSVENVDDCTSNSSSDSALDPKRYDIPDPDFHDFDTDRKEEHFKVDQIWAAYDTLDAMPRFYARIRKVFTPGFKLRITWLEPDLDDENEIEWVNNGLPVCCGKYKLGKSEFTEDLPMFSHLVSWEKGRQRNTYKVFPIKGEIWALFKDWDFNWKSEPDTKQQFEFEFVEILSDFVEGVGVCVANLAKVKGFASVFCRWSKEGTGTFQIQPGELFRFSHRVPSFKLSGEEREGVLKGSFELDPASLPLKLEEISLPEILKAEAGVTSFSCSSGTSNEEKPVMGPKERTSLHQAKVKETHVEPENDNLAVDIEDDSAPPASIPEEIEIPDPEFYNFDAEKSDDKLQVGQIWSLYGDEDSLPKYYGEIVKIESDPVLKLHVRWLVSCSLPNNCIRWHDKDMPICCGRFEIKKGKIQRYNTTAALSHLVKAECAGKKNEYNIFPRKGEVWALYKNWNAEIKCSDLQNYEYDIVEILEANDLKIEVLFLERVDGFKSVFRPQVKGASAMTINIPIIELLRFSHQIPVFQLTDQRDGSLRGFWELDPAALPVHYFSS comes from the coding sequence ATGGACTGCAATAAAGAAGAGGCTGTCAGGGCCAAAGACATTGCAGAGAACAAGATGAAGAACAATGATTTTGTAGGGGCTCGTAAACTTGCACTCAAGGCCCAGCAACTCTATTGTGATTTGGAGAATATTTCTCAGATGATAATGGTTTGTGATGTACATTGTTCTGCCGAGAAGAAACTGTTTGGCAATGAGATGGACTGGTATGGTATCCTTCAGATTGAGCAGACTGTCGATGAAGCAACGATCAAAAAGCAGTACAGGAAGTTTGCTCTGCAACTTCATCCCGATAAAAATAAGTTCCCTGGTGCAGAAACTGCTTTCAAACTGATTGGGGAAGCACAAAGGGTCCTTTTGGATCCAAGTAAACGGTCAATGCATGACATGAAACGCAGACCCACCGTCAGTAGATCGGCACCACCATATCAGCCTTCACAGAAGCCAGCTTGGTACCCAACTGTAGGGGGTCACAACATTAGAAGCCACTTTACCCAACAGCAGAAACCACAACAACCGGTCCAAACAGGCAATTTCAATTGTACCCAGACATTTTGGACAGAGTGTCCGTTTTGTACAGTACGGTACCAGTATTATAGAAGTGTTATCAACAAATCCATCGTTTGTCAAACTTGCACCAAGCCTTTTATTGCATATGAAAGGGGTGAGCGGGCTGTGCCCATGACAACTAACTTGCATCAGCCAGCATTCCGCCCACAGAAAGAGGTCCCAAGTCAGGGCGCTTTTAAGGTAGAACAAGTTTTTAAGGGGAATTTTACTCCTGATAGTTCTAAAACAGCATTTTCTCAGAAGACTGACTGTCCTCTTGGAGGGGTTGGAAATGAAAAGATGAATGGTAAGAGAGGAAGGAAGCAGGTAGTGGAATCCAGTACAAGTTGTGACTCTGAAAGTAGCAGTGACTCTGAAGTAGATATGTCTATGGATGAGAATGGTGATTTCCTAGGCAAAGAGCATTCTGGGAGTTATAGAGATCAGTATCCACGCAGATCTAGTAGGCATAAGCAGCAAGTTTCTTATAATGAGGATTTGAGTGATGATGATAACTTGATGAGTCATTCAAAAAGGGCTAAGGGGGGTGGAGATGGATTAAAAAAGGAACCTAAAATGGATAAGCCATCTGGCTCGGTTTTCACCATGAAAGAAGACCAGAAAGAAAGTGCATATTTTGATGAGAGCTTACCAAATGGAAGCAAAAAAACTGGAAAGATGAGTGGAAAAGAAAAGGTGGACAAGGATGACTGTCAAAACACTTCTAGAGCTTGTGGTGATAGCCTTAAGAAAAGTGTTGAAAATGTCGATGACTGTACATCAAATTCCAGCTCTGATAGTGCACTAGATCCAAAACGTTATGATATTCCCGATCCAGATTTCCATGACTTTGATACAGACAGGAAAGAAGAGCATTTCAAGGTAGACCAGATATGGGCAGCTTATGACACTCTTGATGCCATGCCTAGATTCTATGCTCGAATCAGAAAAGTTTTTACCCCTGGGTTCAAGTTGCGAATAACCTGGCTAGAACCAGATTTGGATgatgaaaatgagattgaatggGTCAATAATGGCTTGCCAGTTTGTTGTGGTAAATATAAGCTTGGGAAGTCTGAATTTACTGAAGACCTTCCTATGTTCTCTCATCTTGTGTCCTGGGAAAAAGGAAGACAGAGAAATACTTACAAGGTGTTCCCTATAAAGGGAGAAATATGGGCCTTGTTCAAGGACTGGGATTTCAACTGGAAATCAGAACCAGATACTAAGCAgcagtttgaatttgaatttgttgagaTCCTGTCAGACTTTGTTGAGGGTGTGGGTGTTTGTGTTGCAAACTTGGCTAAGGTGAAAGGCTTTGCATCTGTGTTTTGTAGATGGAGTAAGGAAGGAACAGGCACTTTTCAGATTCAACCAGGTGAACTTTTTAGGTTCTCCCACAGGGTCCCATCCTTTAAACTGTCTGGTGAGGAGAGAGAAGGTGTATTGAAAGGGTCATTTGAACTTGATCCAGCTTCTTTGCCTCTTAAGCTTGAAGAGATTTCTCTTCCTGAAATTTTGAAAGCTGAGGCTGGTGTTACTTCTTTCAGTTGTTCATCGGGAACTTCAAATGAAGAAAAACCTGTTATGGGGCCTAAAGAACGGACATCTTTGCACCAGGCTAAAGTTAAGGAGACCCATGTAGAACCTGAGAATGATAACTTGGCTGTTGATATTGAAGATGATAGTGCACCTCCAGCTTCAATACCTGAAGAAATTGAAATTCCAGACCCTGAATTCTATAATTTTGATGCTGAGAAATCGGATGATAAATTGCAGGTTGGTCAGATCTGGTCATTGTATGGTGATGAGGATAGCTTGCCAAAGTACTATGGtgaaattgtaaaaattgaGTCTGATCCAGTTCTTAAATTACACGTGAGGTGGCTTGTTTCCTGTTCACTGCCAAACAACTGTATTCGGTGGCATGATAAAGACATGCCCATTTGTTGTGGAAGATTTGAGattaaaaagggtaaaatcCAAAGGTACAATACCACCGCGGCTTTGTCACATCTAGTAAAAGCAGAATGTGCTGGTAAGAAGAATGAATACAACATTTTCCCCAGGAAAGGTGAGGTATGGGCCTTGTATAAGAATTGGAATGCCGAAATTAAATGCTCTGACTTGCAgaattatgaatatgatattgTTGAAATCCTAGAGGCAAATGACTTAAAGATAGAAGTCTTATTCTTAGAGCGTGTGGATGGTTTCAAATCGGTTTTTCGGCCTCAAGTAAAAGGAGCATCAGCTATGACTATTAATATCCCCATTATTGAACTGCTTAGGTTCTCTCATCAAATTCCTGTTTTCCAGCTGACTGATCAAAGAGATGGCAGCCTGAGAGGCTTCTGGGAACTTGATCCTGCTGCGCTGCCAGTGCATTACTTTTCATCTTAA